The Fusobacterium necrophorum subsp. necrophorum genome includes the window TATCGTTATGCGATTCAATGGGTTCAATCTAAAAAATATGGAAGGGCGAAAATGGAATATTTCCTTCTTCAGAAAGGATATTCCAGAGAGTTTGTCAGGAAGGTTTTGGACGAAGCTTATCAGACGGATACAAAAGAAATTATAAAAATTTGGAATACATTAGCAAAGAAAGAAAAAGAGAAGAGAGTGATGGCCCTTTTACGAAAGGGCTATCACTATTCTGAAATTAAAAAGGCATTAGCGGAGATTGAAGAATAGGGAGAGAAGGTTATGATTATATTAGGAATTGAGAGCTCTTGTGATGAAACTTCCATTGCAATCATTCAAGACGGAAAAACAATTTTATCGAATTATATTTCATCTCAAATTGATATTCATAAAGAATATGGCGGGGTGGTACCGGAGATTGCTTCCAGACAACATATCAAAAATATTGCGGCAATTTTGGAAGAAAGTTTAACAGAAGCAAAGATAAGTCTGCAGGAGGTGGACTATATCGCAGTGACCTATGCTCCCGGATTGATTGGAGCTCTATTGGTAGGAATTTCTTTTGCAAAAGCTTTGGCTTATGCCAATCATATTCCCTTGATTCCGGTTCATCATATCAAAGGGCATATCTATGCAAATTTTTTGGAGCACGAAGTCGAGTTGCCATGTATTAGTTTGGTTGTTTCCGGAGGACATACCAATATTATTTATATGGATGAAAAGCATGAATTTCATAATTTAGGAGGAACTTTGGACGATGCCGTTGGAGAAAGTTGTGATAAAGTGGCACGGGTGTTGGGCTTGGGATATCCGGGAGGTCCTATCATAGATAAGATGTATTATCAGGGAAATCCTCAGTATTTAAAATTGACTAAGCCGAAAGTGAAGAAGTACGAGTTCAGCTTTTCGGGAATTAAAACGGCGGTGATTAACTTTGATCATAAAATGAAATTGAGAGGGGAAAGTTATAAAAAAGAGGATTTGGCAGCTTCTTTTTTAGGAACTGTAGTCGATATTTTGACGGAAAAAACGATTGCGGCCGCTAAAGAAAAAAAGGTAAAACATATTTTATTGGCAGGAGGTGTGGCAGCCAATTCTTTATTGAGAAAACAACTGTCGGAAAGAGCGGAACAAGAAGGAATGAAACTATTATATCCAAGTATGCGACTTTGCACGGACAATGCCGCCATGATTGCGGAAGCCGCTTATTATAAGATTCAAAACGGAGGGAAAGCAGCAGGTTATGACTTGAATGGAATCGCTACTTTGGACATTCATCAGGATATTTAGGAGGAAATATGAGAAAACTATTCCTATCTTTATGGATATTCTTACTGTCTATCTCCGGTTTTCCGATACAGAGTATCGGAAACACAAACGGAAAGGGTTCGACAAGGCAACATATCAACATGACTGTTTCGAGCAGAGAGAAGGAGCAGAAGTTGGAAGGAATGGTATTGGACGAAGAAGGCTATGCTATTGCGGAAGTTGTTTTGGAAGCGAAACAGAATGGAAAGGTCCGAACCGTACAAAGTGATAAGTATGGGAAATTTCAATTTTCAGTAGATTCGGGTTTACTTAGCATTTTTGCTCAAAAAGAGGGTTTTTTGGCAGGAGGAGAAATTATCTTGATTCGAGAGGGGCGACCGATAAAAAATTTGCAGATTGTATTGAAAAAAAGATATTCTCATATTTTAGGAATTGTTACAGATGGAGTAAAAGCTCTTTCCGGTGTTACCGTTCGTCTGAGAAATGAAAATTTGGAAACCATAGATCAGGTGTTTTCAGATGCTTTAGGCTATTATCAATTCCGAAATATCGGAGATAATCAGAAAGTTGCCGTATCCGTTTATGAAGAGGGATATCAAGAATACATATCCGACTTTTTTTTGGTAGATAAAAATTATGAGAAAGAACACATTATTTTAAGAAAAAAAGAGAAGAATATGTTATAATATAAAATAACTTATTTTTAAAGGAGAATATGATGGTAGAGGCATTTCAAATTATTGGCGGGAAAGATTTAGTGGGAGAATTGACGGTGGAAGGGTCAAAAAATTCCACTTTGCCGATTATGATAGCTACTTTGGTGGCAAAAGGAAGGTATGTTTTGAAGAATGTACCAAATTTGCGAGATATTCGAACTTTGGTAAAATTGCTGGAAAGTTTGGGGCTGCAAATTACAAAGTTGGAGGATCATTCCTATGAAATTATCAATACAGGCTTGAGCAATTTAGAGGCTAGTTATGATTTAGTCAAAAAAATGAGAGCTTCTTTTTTGGTCATGGGGGGAATGTTGGCACATTCTAAAAAAGCAACTGTTTCTCTACCGGGAGGATGTGCTATCGGTTCCAGACCGGTGGATTTGCACCTGAAGGGCTTCGAGCAATTAGGGGTACAAATTCATATTGATCACGGTTACGTCTATGCGGAGGCGGAAGAGCTCATTGGAAATGAAATTATATTGGATTTTCCAAGCGTAGGAGCAACGGAAAATATTATTATGGCCGCTGTGAAAGCCAAAGGAAAAACTATTTTGGAAAATGCTGCGAAAGAACCCGAAATTGTGGATTTATGTAATTTTTTGAATAAAATGGGAGCAAAAATTACAGGAGCGGGAAGAAGCCGTTTGGAAATTGAAGGAGTGGAAGAATTGCACGCCTGTGAGCATAGCATCATTCCGGATAGAATTGTTGCGGGAACCTACATCATTGCCGCCATCCTATTTCAAGGCAAGATTAGTGTTCGCGGTGTTGTTCGGGAAGATTTGGCAAGCTTTCTTTCCAAACTGGAAGAAATGGGATTGAAATATGAAATAAAGGAAGGAGTTTTCACCGTATTATCCAAGTTGGAAGATTTAAAACCGGGAAAAATTACAACGATGCCGCATCCCGGATTCCCAACAGATTTACAATCTCCTATTATGACTTTAATGTGCTTTATTAAAGGAACCAGTGAGATTAAGGAAACTATTTTTGAAAATCGATTTATGCATGTACCGGAGCTGAATCGTATGGGAGCGAAAATTGATATTGACGGATCCAAGGCGACGATTACGGGAGTGGATCACTTCTCTTCCGCGGAAGTAATGGCAAGCGATTTGCGAGCAGGGGCTTCTTTGGTGCTGGCGGCTTTAAAATCTCCGGGAAAAAGTATTGTCAATCGTATTTATCATGTGGATAGGGGTTATGAAAGTTTGGAAATAAAGCTGCAAGCTTTGGGAGCGAATATAGAGAGAATTAAGGTAGACGCATAAGGAGAGAGAATGGAGAGAGTGATAGGGGTGAATCCTGTCCTGGAGGTCCTAAACAATCGGGAAAAGACAATTGAAAAATTGGAAGTATATAAGGGAGTACGAGGAGAAATATTGCAAAAAATACAAAGACTGGCTTCCGAAAGAAATGTAAAAATTTTTTATACGAATAAAAAAGTGGAAAATTCACAGGGCTTTTGTATTTTTTTGACAGACTATGATTACTATCAAGACTTTGATGAATTTTTAGAACGTATGGCAGGAAGATCACAGTCTATTTTACTCATGTTGGATGAAATTCAGGATCCTCGAAATTTTGGGGCTTTAATCCGAAGTGCGGAGGTGTTTGGGGTGGACGGCATTCTTATTCCGGAAAGAAATTCGGTTAGAATCAATGAAACCGTGGTCAAAACTTCGACGGGAGCGATTGAATATGTTCCGATTATCAAGGTAACGAATTTATCCAATGCAATTGAAAAATTGAAGAAGATAGATTATTGGGTGTACGGAGCTGCCGGAGAGGCGGAATTATCTTGTCAAGAAGAGCAATATCCGAAAAAAGTGGTTCTGATTCTCGGAAATGAGGGAACAGGGCTTCGGAAAAAAGTGAGAGAACACTGTGATAAGTTGATTAAAATTCAGATGAGAGGAAAAATTAATTCCTTAAACGTATCTGTGGCGGGAGGAATTTTATTATCGGAAATTGCAAAATTTCAAAAGTGGAAATGAGGCAAAAAATTGAATTTAGAACAGGAAAATA containing:
- the tsaD gene encoding tRNA (adenosine(37)-N6)-threonylcarbamoyltransferase complex transferase subunit TsaD — its product is MIILGIESSCDETSIAIIQDGKTILSNYISSQIDIHKEYGGVVPEIASRQHIKNIAAILEESLTEAKISLQEVDYIAVTYAPGLIGALLVGISFAKALAYANHIPLIPVHHIKGHIYANFLEHEVELPCISLVVSGGHTNIIYMDEKHEFHNLGGTLDDAVGESCDKVARVLGLGYPGGPIIDKMYYQGNPQYLKLTKPKVKKYEFSFSGIKTAVINFDHKMKLRGESYKKEDLAASFLGTVVDILTEKTIAAAKEKKVKHILLAGGVAANSLLRKQLSERAEQEGMKLLYPSMRLCTDNAAMIAEAAYYKIQNGGKAAGYDLNGIATLDIHQDI
- a CDS encoding carboxypeptidase: MRKLFLSLWIFLLSISGFPIQSIGNTNGKGSTRQHINMTVSSREKEQKLEGMVLDEEGYAIAEVVLEAKQNGKVRTVQSDKYGKFQFSVDSGLLSIFAQKEGFLAGGEIILIREGRPIKNLQIVLKKRYSHILGIVTDGVKALSGVTVRLRNENLETIDQVFSDALGYYQFRNIGDNQKVAVSVYEEGYQEYISDFFLVDKNYEKEHIILRKKEKNML
- the murA gene encoding UDP-N-acetylglucosamine 1-carboxyvinyltransferase, whose translation is MVEAFQIIGGKDLVGELTVEGSKNSTLPIMIATLVAKGRYVLKNVPNLRDIRTLVKLLESLGLQITKLEDHSYEIINTGLSNLEASYDLVKKMRASFLVMGGMLAHSKKATVSLPGGCAIGSRPVDLHLKGFEQLGVQIHIDHGYVYAEAEELIGNEIILDFPSVGATENIIMAAVKAKGKTILENAAKEPEIVDLCNFLNKMGAKITGAGRSRLEIEGVEELHACEHSIIPDRIVAGTYIIAAILFQGKISVRGVVREDLASFLSKLEEMGLKYEIKEGVFTVLSKLEDLKPGKITTMPHPGFPTDLQSPIMTLMCFIKGTSEIKETIFENRFMHVPELNRMGAKIDIDGSKATITGVDHFSSAEVMASDLRAGASLVLAALKSPGKSIVNRIYHVDRGYESLEIKLQALGANIERIKVDA
- the rlmB gene encoding 23S rRNA (guanosine(2251)-2'-O)-methyltransferase RlmB; translated protein: MERVIGVNPVLEVLNNREKTIEKLEVYKGVRGEILQKIQRLASERNVKIFYTNKKVENSQGFCIFLTDYDYYQDFDEFLERMAGRSQSILLMLDEIQDPRNFGALIRSAEVFGVDGILIPERNSVRINETVVKTSTGAIEYVPIIKVTNLSNAIEKLKKIDYWVYGAAGEAELSCQEEQYPKKVVLILGNEGTGLRKKVREHCDKLIKIQMRGKINSLNVSVAGGILLSEIAKFQKWK